Proteins co-encoded in one Echeneis naucrates chromosome 22, fEcheNa1.1, whole genome shotgun sequence genomic window:
- the kiaa0586 gene encoding protein TALPID3 isoform X3, whose translation MFRLTGSRSHPIRDLGPDESSCSSDTGDILIRSTRVPLPDQRHEAGQGRGPVKITVQKLRNPVTVHDPPAEQRRPKPRQKPSTGAPPRSATDGRPDERRLKEPGRTKEKREPTPPTGQLSPDRKLPAESQNDCERMTGHDLLTSRFAAGSRGVVLAALRKRSHSAPHRKEVQLKLLDPGPVQTSSKDASGLRSSSQDALSLAGDQTEAVLSTGRFGDVTNAAAAAVAAAAPLIKAQSDMEARVCQLADGVQRLLQADREGKESGRSLSQQTLQHLETLHSQQLQLQSQLLQSALRMVTGHTPSDVASDQPAHLQVTHLSSGGTDLSNQQHNSSATRAAVETGPVTMATPICDRWPEQTRNDCHHHGTSVSMAMKQLEGTCLQSEAAVRRVNEVLKEMGRLKTEMKVLLTQPETSVPLQDHHHEQQTLPPSQSQQNQPQQSQSRQNQSQPNQPRQNQSRQNQPLQILPQSSSVLLQERPVVPSLLEEAGQVLRQVQRQKRVLEENLEVLLRTKNRDVLHCQLEAMAANRDSTHEVRIKKTVDAWINTSSREIQAESPSEDAAVTSQLRATGSAAHSRRGRPVSVLRGAGRQTVTGGGGQGLGVPHRAGAEAGTVPGVLMDIRQVEGESYLTHLYGRAPYEGLRRTLKKGPYLRFSSPVSSPSRKPRPRLVESVRGVKVKSCKTQTSVTPPLCPSPRQPHHHLILSSSYMTSGDPACLTVKPADTLCAPMAIPLGRRRTERQQEVSSPPASPPTSGVVGGAIEQQSQREEQLDEDEAPLPPSHIIIGMKSDEEEDEENVFPGTHFLSVADVIQDEVSVVGEEPEELHGVLSPPLIQYQGPVFPPQNPPALPAQDQASIPDTDHQRDALENRLVEWVEQQLMSRIITEMYRRPSSGPAPQNISSDQSELEERSVSSDIVDTVGAEGLQLFVDSSMSVDSGLIRQLVHEVLAEIVALMLGQREGWETGPKQGLEPPGPGSESHQEDKLVPLVPTPVPTPPPKVDPPTGQTTPPTTPASEPTSLLCEDSPQPITAPELVTTPTPSPDTDRSTGSLAPHQALSPLTWGDAELPLDEERPEEQMDTHKHPLVMSVAEEEPALSSPLPTSPSPLAPDPGPGPGPDFDPRPSSVSSSSGESSSSSSAVTAALKHISEGELLISVNQLAAMTEDDVGYSLSSSLQELQDMDHDPPSEGQLRGHNLLLTLLTKMEQGVTHQGERPQPEGSWEREDQDQEEDVSLGEAREDGMTKSVSTAARQSQTSPGQISQCADVSIVSFEAASQGLTTTDSLVMEPQGSQPGQTNSQT comes from the exons ATGTTTCGTCTTACTGGCTCCCGTTCTCACCCGATCCGGGATCTCGGTCCAGATGAGTCCTCCTGCAGCTCGGACACTGGAGATATTTTGATCCGCTCCACCAGGGTTCCCCTCCCGGACCAGAGACACGAAGCTGGACAGGGACGCGGACCGGTCAAGATAACCGTCCAGAAGTTGCGGAACCCGGTCACCGTACACGATCCTCCCGCCGAACAGCGGCGGCCGAAGCCCCGACAGAAGCCGAGCACCGGCGCTCCTCCGAGGTCAGCGACGGACGGCCGTCCTG acgAACGGAGGCTGAAGGAACCCGGGCGGaccaaagagaagagagagccCACT cctcCTACAGGACAGTTGAGCCCAGACAGGAAGCTCCCTGCTGAGTCACAGAATGACTGTGAGAGAATGACAG GTCACGACCTTCTGACATCACGTTTTGCAGCAGGAAGTCGAGGGGTCGTGCTGGCGGCTCTGAGAAAACG GTCTCATAGTGCCCCCCACAGGAAGGAGGTCCAATTGAAGCTCTTGGACCCAGGACCAGTGCAGACCAGTTCTAAGGATGCTTCTGGTCTGAGGTCAAGTTCCCAAGATGCACTGAGTTTAGCAGGGGACCAGACAGAGGCGGTGCTATCCACTGGTCGTTTTGGAGATGTCACcaacgcagcagcagcagctgtagctgctgctgctcctctgatCAAG gctcAATCAGATATGGAGGCTCGTGTGTGTCAGCTGGCGGATGGCGTTCAGAGGTTGCTGCAGGCCGACAG GGAGGGCAAAgaaagtgggcggagcctgagTCAGCAGACGCTGCAGCATCTGGAGACGCTGCACAgccaacagctgcagctgcag AgccagctgctgcagtcagCTCTCAGGATGGTGACAGGCCACACCCCCTCTGATGTGGCATCAGATCAGCCAGCCCATCTCCAGGTCACACACCTGAGCTCTggag GAACCGATCTCAGCAACCAGCAGCACAACTCCTCTGCAACCAGAGCTGCCGTGGAGACTGGCccagttaccatggcaacaccCATCTGTGACCGATGGCCAGAGCAAACCAG AAATGACTGCCATCACCATGGTAcatctgtttccatggcaatgAAACAACTTGAAGGAACTTGCTTGCAGAGTGAGGCGGCTGTGAGGAGAGTGAATGAGGTTCTGAAGGAGATGGGTCGTCTGAAGACTGAGATGAAGGTGCTGCTGACA CAGCCAGAAACTTCTGTGCCTCTACAAGACCACCACCACGAACAGCAAACCCTGCCTCCATCCCAATCCCAACAAAACCAGCCCCAACAAAGTCAATCCAGACAAAACCAATCCCAACCAAACCAGCCCCGACAAAATCAATCCAGACAAAACCAGCCCCTGCAAATTCTGCCCCAGTCAAGTTCTGTGTTGCTCCAGGAGAGGCCTGTAGTTCCATCCCTGTTGGAGGAGGCAGGTCAAGTTCTGCGGCAGGTTCAGAGACAGAAGAGGGTGTTAGAGGAGAACTTGGAGGTGCTGCTGAGAACCAAGAACAGAGATGTCCTACATTGCCAACTGGAGGCAATGGCTGCTAACAG AGACTCGACCCATGAAGTCCGGATCAAGAAGACTGTCGATGCCTGGATCAATACTTCATCCAGAGAAATCCAG GCAGAGTCTCCCTCAGAGGATgctgcagtgacatcacagctgaGGGCCACTGGAAGTGCTGCCCACTCAAGGAGAGGAAGACCAGTGAGCGTGCTCAGAggggcaggcagacagacagtgacaggGGGAGGAGGCCAGGGACTGGGAGTTCCACACAGAGCG GGGGCGGAAGCTGGCACTGTCCCAGGTGTTCTGATGGACATCAGACAGGTGGAGGGAGAGTCATACCTGACGCACCTGTATGGCCGTGCACCTTACGAAGGTCTGAGACGAACCCTGAAGAAGGGTCCGTACCTGCGCTTCAGCTCACCTGTGTCGTCACCCAGCAGGAAACCCCGCCCCCGCCTGGTGGAGAGTGTCAGAG GTGTGAAGGTGAAGTCATGTAAAACTCAGACCAGTGTGACTCCTCCCTTGTGTCCATCACCAAGGCAACCTCATCATCACCTCATCCTCAGCTCCTCCTACATGACCTCTGGTGACCCTGCGTGTCTCACAGTGAAGCCCGCTGACACTCTGTGTGCTCCCATGGCGATCCCACTGG GTCGCCGCAGGACTGAGCGCCAACAGGAAGTGTCATCACCGCCTGCTTCCCCTCCCACCTCTGGTGTGGTGGGAGGAGCAATTGAGCAACAGTCACAG AGGGAGGAGCAgctggatgaagatgaagctcctcttcctccatcccaCATCATCATTGGAATGAAGAgcgatgaagaggaggatgaggagaacgTCTTCCCTGGaactcacttcctctctgtagCTGATGTCATCCAG GATGAAGTGAGCGTAGTGGGTGAGGAGCCTGAGGAGCTCCATGGggttctgtctcctcctctgatcCAATACCAGGGTCCAGTCTTCCCTCCCCAAAACCCTCCTGCCCTCCCTGCCCAGGATCAGGCCTCCATCCCGGACACCGACCATCAGAGAGACGCTCTGGAGAACCGGCTGGTAGAATG ggtggagcagcagctgatgtcCAGGATAATCACAGAGATGTACCGCCGCCCTTCCTCTGGTCCCGCCCCccaaaacatttcctctgaccaatcagagcttGAAGAGCGGAGTGTTTCCTCAGACATTG TGGACACAGTAGGAGCTGAAGGTCTACAGCTGTTTGTAGACTCGAGCATGTCAGTGGACTCCGGTCTGATCAGGCAGCTGGTTCATGAGGTTCTGGCAGAGATTGTGGCTCTGATGCTgggacagagagaaggatggGAAACAGGACCAAAACAAGGGCTAGAACCCCCAGGACCGGGATCAGAGTCACAtcaggag GACAAACTGGTCCCTCTGGTTCCTACACCAGtgccaacccccccacccaaagtGGATCCACCCACTGGACAGACCACACCTCCAACAACACCTGCATCTGAGCCAACCAGCCTGCTCTGTGAGGACTctcctcagccaatcacagctccaG AGCTGGTGACCACACCCACACCCAGTCCTGACACCGACAGGTCAACAGGAAGTCTTGCCCCACATCAAGCTCTGTCCCCCCTGACCTGGGGAGATGCTGAGCTGCCATTGGATGAGGAGAGACCAGAAGAACAAATGGATACACACAAGCATCCACT AGTGATGTCAGTAGCAGAGGAGGAGCCTGCTCTCTCTTCCCCCCTGCCTACTTCTCCTTCCCCTCTTgctcctgatcctggtcctggtcctggtcctgacttTGATCCCAGACCGTCATCAGTCTCCAGCTCCTCAGGagagtccagcagcagcagcagtgcagtgacTGCAGCACTGAAACACATCTCAGAGGGAGAACTACTCATCAGCGTCAACCAGCTGGCAGCCATGACGG AGGACGACGTCGGCTACAGTCTTTCCAGTtctctgcaggagctgcaggacaTG GACCATGACCCCCCAAGTGAAGGACAGCTCAGAGGTCACAACCTCCTGCTCACCCTGCTGACCAAGATGGAGCAAGGTGTCACACACCAAGGAGAGAGACCACAACCAGAG ggCTCCTGGGAGAgggaggaccaggaccaggaggaggatgtgaGTTTAGGAGAGGCAAGAGAAGATGGAATGACCAAATCTGTGAGCACAGCAGCCCGACAGAGTCAAACCTCACCTGGACAGATCAGTCAGTGTGCAG ATGTGTCCATCGTCAGCTTTGAAGCAGCCAGTCAGGGCTTGACTACCACGGACAGCCTGGTGATGGAGCCACAAG gttccCAACCCGGTCAGACAAACAG CCAGACATGA